The window AGAAATCCCGCAGGCACGCGGGGCAGTACAAGCCTTTCGGCGAGCCTGTCGGTGAGCCTATTGTAGCGTCTGGAAGAAAGTTCCGAGCAGAACTTTCAACCGAGTCAGGAGACTTGCAGGTCTTGGGATTTCGGCGCGGCATCAACCGGTGCGGCGGCACGTTAATAGAATGAACACGGTCCCGCCCTGCCGGGCGCGGGCCGCTTACGCCGCGCCGCGCACGCCCTTGCCCAGGCCGGCGTGGGCGATCAGCCACAGGCGCGACTGGTCCACCGCCGAGCCGATCTCGGCCGGGGTGAGGCGGCGCGCCACGATGGCCTTGTTGGCGTTGGCCGTTTCGTCGCCGGCGTCGGCCGCGAGCAGCATCCACATGTAGGAGCGCACGGCGTCGCGCGCCACGCCGCGCCCGCTGTTGTACATACCGCCCAGGTTGTACTGGGCCAGCGCGTGGCCCTGCTCGGCTGCCTGGCTGTACCAGTAGACGGCCATCGCATCATCCTGCGGCACGCCCTGGCCGTTGGCGTACATGACGCCCAGGTTGTTCTGGGCGCTGGCGTCGCCCTGCTCGGCCGCGGTGCGGTACCAGTGCGCGGCCTGGCTGTCGTCGCGCGGCACGCCCTGGCCGCTGGCGTAGATCACGCCGAGGTTGAACTGGGCGTTGGCCGCGCCCTGTTCGGCGGCGCGCCGGTACCATTCGAGCGCGCGGTACTCGTCGCGCGGGGTACCGCGCCCGTTGGCGTACATGCTGCCCAGATTGTATTGCGCCAGCACGTGACCCTGTTCGGCCGCGCGCGCGTACCACTGCAGCGCGCGGTGTTCATCCTGCTCGGCGCCCTGGCCGTTGGCCAGCATCACGCCCAGGTTGAACTGGGCGTCGCGGTCGCCCTGCTCGGCCGCGCGCTGCAGCCAGGCCACGGCGCGCAAGGGATCGGCGCGCACGCCCACGCCGTCGGCATAGGCCACGCCCACGTGGCGCTGGGCCATCGGGTTGCCTTGGGCTGCGGACTGGCGGAACCAGCACAGCGCCTGTT of the Massilia violaceinigra genome contains:
- a CDS encoding tetratricopeptide repeat protein; the protein is MDRQNTTRENYQTYMWFRQAAERGNAYAQFNLGLMCKKERDYDSAFTWLRLAAQQGLAFAQNHLGSMYYHGRGVAHNDAEAARWFRRAAEQGEASAQQNLGLMYRKGKGVEQNHEQALAWFQRAAEQGSASAQTLLAECYLAGQGAPVSYEQAMNWFRKAALQSDAVAQLNLGLMFKRGQGVDASDEQALCWFRQSAAQGNPMAQRHVGVAYADGVGVRADPLRAVAWLQRAAEQGDRDAQFNLGVMLANGQGAEQDEHRALQWYARAAEQGHVLAQYNLGSMYANGRGTPRDEYRALEWYRRAAEQGAANAQFNLGVIYASGQGVPRDDSQAAHWYRTAAEQGDASAQNNLGVMYANGQGVPQDDAMAVYWYSQAAEQGHALAQYNLGGMYNSGRGVARDAVRSYMWMLLAADAGDETANANKAIVARRLTPAEIGSAVDQSRLWLIAHAGLGKGVRGAA